The following coding sequences lie in one Spinacia oleracea cultivar Varoflay chromosome 1, BTI_SOV_V1, whole genome shotgun sequence genomic window:
- the LOC110794516 gene encoding uncharacterized protein — translation MVQGVTQTPPPGYRPLASLQALTSTTPSPNYDPTMEAFISLDKEEAMVLSEQWINSLIIKVIGKSFSVDYLKTTLQRIWKTNHQIRFIALGKGFYNISVPNEEVREHILSQGSWFIASYMLIVQPWMPGFIPSQAIISKAPVWVSLPELPIEFHSLQMFQRIASEIGTFIKTDTKALEQNRIRFARIQVLLDLAKQRKEVIWLGAFKQSIYYEEIPHYCNQCQSIGYRSERFPHYPVDKGETEDGAEEVEKDKNEGVGQNVAPSQATNEEGENTNPWIHVPSKEIKQKRETKKLSTKNKKSAEQKVGETQEGKRGKNKIPRANRRSQLQVWVNTQSRSTKSLQGYQPNLQKQTSRKPNGGRRTKKRAQ, via the coding sequence ATGGTCCAAGGAGTGACCCAAACCCCTCCACCTGGTTACCGACCTCTAGCCTCCCTGCAAGCCCTCACCTCCACTACCCCATCCCCAAATTATGACCCAACCATGGAAGCTTTCATCAGCCTCGACAAGGAGGAGGCAATGGTGCTCTCGGAGCAATGGATAAATTCACTCATCATCAAAGTGATAGGGAAatcattttcagttgattaccTCAAAACAACCCTCCAAAGAATTTGGAAAACCAACCACCAGATTCGCTTCATTGCCTTGGGCAAAGGTTTCTACAACATCTCGGTCCCGAATGAGGAAGTAAGGGAACACATCCTGTCACAAGGGTCGTGGTTCATTGCTAGCTACATGTTAATTGTTCAACCATGGATGCCAGGATTCATACCATCCCAAGCCATAATCTCGAAAGCCCCAGTCTGGGTTTCATTACCGGAGCTGCCAATTGAGTTCCACTCGCTGCAGATGTTTCAAAGAATTGCAAGCGAAATTGGGACCTTCATCAAAACAGACACAAAAGCTCTTGAGCAAAACAGAATAAGGTTCGCAAGGATTCAAGTGTTGTTGGACCTAGCAAAACAGAGGAAAGAAGTAATATGGCTAGGAGCCTTCAAGCAATCCATCTACTATGAGGAGATACCACACTACTGCAACCAGTGTCAGTCAATTGGGTACCGGAGTGAAAGATTCCCGCATTATCCGGTTGATAAAGGGGAAACAGAGGACGGCGCGGAGGAGGTTGAGAAGGACAAAAATGAAGGAGTAGGGCAAAACGTGGCACCATCACAGGCCACCAATGAGGAGGGAGAAAACACCAACCCTTGGATCCATGTTCCCAGCAAAGAGATAAAACAAAAAAGGGAAACAAAAAAGCTAAGTacaaaaaacaagaaaagtgcAGAGCAAAAGGTGGGAGAAACTCAGGAAGGAAAAAGGGGGAAAAACAAAATACCAAGAGCTAACCGAAGAAGTCAACTACAAGTGTGGGTAAATACCCAATCTCGGTCCACAAAGTCACTACAAGGCTATCAGCCCAACTTGCAAAAACAGACCAGCAGAAAGCCCAATGGGGGAAGAAGAACCAAGAAACGGGCCCAATGA